The following proteins come from a genomic window of Melospiza georgiana isolate bMelGeo1 chromosome 3, bMelGeo1.pri, whole genome shotgun sequence:
- the CHRM3 gene encoding muscarinic acetylcholine receptor M3 isoform X1, which yields MVYTSPLPCPCLHADTVPVLFPKEELTELQCLIQLAALMILTGPCRLCQRATMIMHNNSSSSLLLPNVSSFWKRDSHGPGLPDEAASLIGSYDFPQTTESFPFSTVESTNMTLNATSKDPLGGHTIWQVVLIAFLTGILALVTIIGNILVIVAFKVNKQLKTVNNYFLLSLACADLIIGVLSMNLYTTYIIMDHWALGSLACDLWLSIDYVASNASVMNLLVISFDRYFSITRPLTYRAKRTTKRAGIMIGLAWIVSFVLWAPAILFWQYFVGERTVPPDECFIQFLSEPIITFGTAIAAFYLPVTIMSILYWRIYKETEKRTKELAGLQASGSEAEAARFVHQTGSSRSCSSYELQRQNMKRSARKKYRRCHFWLTMKSWEPSTDQGDQEHSSSDSWNNNDAAASLENSASSDEEDIAAETRAIYSIVLKLPGHSAILNSTKLPSSEDLHESGDELQKSDTESKEKKPKKLHPPKGVQDGGNFQKSFTKLPVEPESEETTTASDGISSVTKTSTALPLSFKEATLAKKFALKTRSQITKRKRMSLIKEKKAAQTLSAILFAFIITWTPYNIMVLVNTFCSCIPKTFWNLGYWLCYINSTVNPMCYALCNKTFRNTFKMLLLCQCDKRKRRKQQYQQRQSVIFHKRIPREAS from the coding sequence ACTATGTCAGAGAGCCACAATGATCATGCATAATAACAGTTCATCCTCGCTCCTTTTACCGAACGTGAGCTCCTTCTGGAAGAGAGATTCGCATGGACCGGGACTCCCTGATGAAGCAGCATCACTCATTGGCAGCTATGATTTCCCTCAGACCACAGAGAGTTTTCCTTTCTCCACTGTGGAATCAACAAACATGACCCTCAATGCCACAAGCAAAGACCCTCTGGGTGGACACACTATCTGGCAAGTAGTTTTGATTGCTTTCCTCACTGGGATCCTTGCACTGGTGACCATCATAGGAAATATCTTAGTGATTGTTGCATTTAAAGTTAACAAACAACTGAAAACAGTCAACAACTACTTCTTGTTGAGCCTTGCTTGTGCAGATTTGATCATCGGTGTTCTTTCCATGAATCTTTATACCACATACATCATCATGGACCACTGGGCTTTGGGAAGCTTGGCCTGTGATCTTTGGCTCTCCATTGACTATGTCGCCAGTAATGCCTCTGTCATGAACCTCCTCGTGATAAGTTTTGACAGGTATTTTTCCATCACTAGGCCACTGACATACAGAGCCAAACGAACAACCAAAAGGGCTGGGATAATGATTGGTTTAGCATGGATCGTCTCTTTTGTTCTTTGGGCCCCTGCCATCTTGTTTTGGCAGTATTTTGTTGGGGAGAGGACTGTGCCTCCTGACGAATGTTTCATCCAGTTTCTAAGTGAACCTATCATCACTTTTGGCACTGCCATAGCTGCCTTTTATTTGCCAGTCACCATTATGAGTATTTTGTATTGGAGGATCTACAAGGAGACGGAGAAACGCACCAAAGAGTTAGCAGGGCTCCAGGCCTCGGGCAGCGAAGCGGAGGCGGCGCGCTTCGTGCACCAGACAGGCAGCTCCCGGAGCTGCAGCAGCTACGAGCTGCAGCGGCAGAACATGAAACGCTCCGCCCGAAAGAAATACAGACGCTGCCACTTCTGGCTCACAATGAAGAGCTGGGAACCCAGCACAGATCAGGGGGACCAAGAGCATAGCAGCAGCGACAGCTGGAACAACAAtgatgctgctgcctcccttgAAAATTCAGCCTCCTCTGATGAAGAAGACATTGCTGCAGAGACCAGGGCCATCTATTCAATCGTGCTGAAGCTCCCTGGTCACAGTGCTATCCTCAATTCCACAAAACTACCCTCCTCGGAAGATTTGCACGAGTCAGGGGATGAACTGCAGAAATCCGACACAGaatcaaaggaaaagaaacctaAAAAATTGCACCCTCCCAAAGGTGTTCAGGATGGTGGAAATTTCCAAAAGAGCTTTACTAAGCTTCCAGTTGAACCAGAATCAGAAGAGACAACCACAGCTTCTGATGGCATCTCATCAGTCACCAAGACATCGACAGCCCTGCCCTTGTCCTTTAAGGAAGCAACCCTGGCAAAAAAGTTTGCCTTGAAGACCAGAAGTCAGATCACAAAACGGAAACGAATGTCACTtatcaaagaaaagaaagcagcacagacactCAGTGCCATTTTGTTTGCCTTCATCATTACCTGGACCCCATATAACATCATGGTTCTGGTGAACACCTTTTGCAGCTGTATCCCCAAAACTTTCTGGAACCTGGGGTATTGGCTTTGCTACATCAATAGCACAGTGAACCCCATGTGCTATGCACTGTGTAACAAAACATTCAGAAACACTTTtaagatgctgctgctgtgccagtgtGACAAACGAAAACGACGCAAACAGCAGTATCAGCAAAGGCAGTCTGTCATTTTTCATAAGCGGATCCCTAGGGAAGCTTCATAG
- the CHRM3 gene encoding muscarinic acetylcholine receptor M3 isoform X2: MIMHNNSSSSLLLPNVSSFWKRDSHGPGLPDEAASLIGSYDFPQTTESFPFSTVESTNMTLNATSKDPLGGHTIWQVVLIAFLTGILALVTIIGNILVIVAFKVNKQLKTVNNYFLLSLACADLIIGVLSMNLYTTYIIMDHWALGSLACDLWLSIDYVASNASVMNLLVISFDRYFSITRPLTYRAKRTTKRAGIMIGLAWIVSFVLWAPAILFWQYFVGERTVPPDECFIQFLSEPIITFGTAIAAFYLPVTIMSILYWRIYKETEKRTKELAGLQASGSEAEAARFVHQTGSSRSCSSYELQRQNMKRSARKKYRRCHFWLTMKSWEPSTDQGDQEHSSSDSWNNNDAAASLENSASSDEEDIAAETRAIYSIVLKLPGHSAILNSTKLPSSEDLHESGDELQKSDTESKEKKPKKLHPPKGVQDGGNFQKSFTKLPVEPESEETTTASDGISSVTKTSTALPLSFKEATLAKKFALKTRSQITKRKRMSLIKEKKAAQTLSAILFAFIITWTPYNIMVLVNTFCSCIPKTFWNLGYWLCYINSTVNPMCYALCNKTFRNTFKMLLLCQCDKRKRRKQQYQQRQSVIFHKRIPREAS, encoded by the coding sequence ATGATCATGCATAATAACAGTTCATCCTCGCTCCTTTTACCGAACGTGAGCTCCTTCTGGAAGAGAGATTCGCATGGACCGGGACTCCCTGATGAAGCAGCATCACTCATTGGCAGCTATGATTTCCCTCAGACCACAGAGAGTTTTCCTTTCTCCACTGTGGAATCAACAAACATGACCCTCAATGCCACAAGCAAAGACCCTCTGGGTGGACACACTATCTGGCAAGTAGTTTTGATTGCTTTCCTCACTGGGATCCTTGCACTGGTGACCATCATAGGAAATATCTTAGTGATTGTTGCATTTAAAGTTAACAAACAACTGAAAACAGTCAACAACTACTTCTTGTTGAGCCTTGCTTGTGCAGATTTGATCATCGGTGTTCTTTCCATGAATCTTTATACCACATACATCATCATGGACCACTGGGCTTTGGGAAGCTTGGCCTGTGATCTTTGGCTCTCCATTGACTATGTCGCCAGTAATGCCTCTGTCATGAACCTCCTCGTGATAAGTTTTGACAGGTATTTTTCCATCACTAGGCCACTGACATACAGAGCCAAACGAACAACCAAAAGGGCTGGGATAATGATTGGTTTAGCATGGATCGTCTCTTTTGTTCTTTGGGCCCCTGCCATCTTGTTTTGGCAGTATTTTGTTGGGGAGAGGACTGTGCCTCCTGACGAATGTTTCATCCAGTTTCTAAGTGAACCTATCATCACTTTTGGCACTGCCATAGCTGCCTTTTATTTGCCAGTCACCATTATGAGTATTTTGTATTGGAGGATCTACAAGGAGACGGAGAAACGCACCAAAGAGTTAGCAGGGCTCCAGGCCTCGGGCAGCGAAGCGGAGGCGGCGCGCTTCGTGCACCAGACAGGCAGCTCCCGGAGCTGCAGCAGCTACGAGCTGCAGCGGCAGAACATGAAACGCTCCGCCCGAAAGAAATACAGACGCTGCCACTTCTGGCTCACAATGAAGAGCTGGGAACCCAGCACAGATCAGGGGGACCAAGAGCATAGCAGCAGCGACAGCTGGAACAACAAtgatgctgctgcctcccttgAAAATTCAGCCTCCTCTGATGAAGAAGACATTGCTGCAGAGACCAGGGCCATCTATTCAATCGTGCTGAAGCTCCCTGGTCACAGTGCTATCCTCAATTCCACAAAACTACCCTCCTCGGAAGATTTGCACGAGTCAGGGGATGAACTGCAGAAATCCGACACAGaatcaaaggaaaagaaacctaAAAAATTGCACCCTCCCAAAGGTGTTCAGGATGGTGGAAATTTCCAAAAGAGCTTTACTAAGCTTCCAGTTGAACCAGAATCAGAAGAGACAACCACAGCTTCTGATGGCATCTCATCAGTCACCAAGACATCGACAGCCCTGCCCTTGTCCTTTAAGGAAGCAACCCTGGCAAAAAAGTTTGCCTTGAAGACCAGAAGTCAGATCACAAAACGGAAACGAATGTCACTtatcaaagaaaagaaagcagcacagacactCAGTGCCATTTTGTTTGCCTTCATCATTACCTGGACCCCATATAACATCATGGTTCTGGTGAACACCTTTTGCAGCTGTATCCCCAAAACTTTCTGGAACCTGGGGTATTGGCTTTGCTACATCAATAGCACAGTGAACCCCATGTGCTATGCACTGTGTAACAAAACATTCAGAAACACTTTtaagatgctgctgctgtgccagtgtGACAAACGAAAACGACGCAAACAGCAGTATCAGCAAAGGCAGTCTGTCATTTTTCATAAGCGGATCCCTAGGGAAGCTTCATAG